A stretch of Leisingera sp. S132 DNA encodes these proteins:
- a CDS encoding gamma-glutamylcyclotransferase translates to MADLFFFGTLRHWPLLELVLGRSRDALKAQPARLPGHGVYQVAGQPFPAIEERPGAVAEGVLVRDLSQADLEALNFYEGGFGYALKPVAVELEDGSTAAADVYFPEPGLWQTAEPWDLAAWVADWGALSLRAAEEVMAYHGRMSADEAARSFPSIRRRAAAWLAGQARPGDGVHDLSRDVIVHSHKRAHLNFFAMEEMDLQFRRFDGSMSPVLNRSASMAGHAAVVLPYDPVRDQVLLVEQFRAPPFMMGDACPWMWEPVAGVIDPGESAEETARREAVEEAGVTIQHLEAVARGYPSSGALAEYIHIFIGIADLSDVSGGGGVAGEGEDIRSKTLSYEEMMAGIDTQAYQDMPLITAALWLSRHRDRLRAEHS, encoded by the coding sequence GTGGCTGATCTCTTTTTCTTTGGCACGCTGCGCCATTGGCCTTTGCTTGAACTGGTTCTGGGCCGCAGCCGGGACGCGCTGAAGGCGCAGCCTGCCAGACTGCCCGGTCACGGTGTCTATCAGGTGGCGGGCCAGCCTTTTCCCGCAATCGAGGAACGTCCGGGCGCCGTGGCGGAGGGTGTTCTGGTGCGGGACCTGTCGCAGGCCGATCTGGAGGCCCTGAATTTTTATGAAGGCGGCTTCGGTTACGCGCTAAAGCCTGTTGCCGTTGAGCTGGAGGACGGAAGCACGGCCGCGGCTGACGTCTATTTTCCGGAACCGGGGCTTTGGCAAACTGCGGAGCCTTGGGACCTTGCGGCCTGGGTGGCAGACTGGGGCGCGCTCTCCTTGCGCGCGGCTGAGGAGGTGATGGCCTATCATGGCCGGATGAGCGCTGACGAGGCGGCCCGCAGTTTCCCCTCTATCCGCCGCCGCGCCGCTGCCTGGCTGGCTGGCCAGGCCCGGCCCGGCGACGGGGTGCATGACCTTAGCCGTGATGTGATCGTTCATTCCCACAAGCGTGCCCATCTGAACTTCTTTGCGATGGAGGAGATGGACCTTCAGTTCCGCCGCTTCGATGGCAGCATGAGCCCGGTTCTGAACCGGTCGGCGTCGATGGCGGGCCATGCGGCCGTGGTACTGCCATACGATCCGGTGCGCGACCAGGTTCTGCTGGTGGAACAATTCCGCGCACCGCCCTTCATGATGGGCGACGCCTGCCCCTGGATGTGGGAGCCGGTGGCCGGCGTGATCGACCCGGGCGAGAGCGCCGAGGAGACCGCCCGGCGTGAAGCGGTGGAGGAAGCAGGCGTCACCATCCAGCATCTGGAAGCCGTTGCGCGCGGCTACCCCTCCAGCGGGGCGCTGGCGGAATATATCCATATTTTCATCGGCATAGCAGATCTTTCTGATGTGTCGGGCGGCGGTGGCGTTGCTGGCGAAGGGGAAGATATCCGCAGCAAGACCCTCAGCTACGAGGAGATGATGGCGGGGATCGACACGCAGGCCTACCAGGACATGCCGCTGATCACGGCAGCGCTGTGGCTGTCACGGCACCGTGATCGTCTGCGCGCAGAGCATTCCTGA
- a CDS encoding cysteine synthase A: MRIARDLADAVGHTPLIRLNRVSEETGCEILGKAEFMNPGQSVKDRAALYIIRDAIARGDLKPGGTIVEGTAGNTGIGLALVGASMGFKTVIVIPETQSEEKKDMLRLAGAQLVQVPAAPYKNPNNYVRYSQRLAEKLAKTEPNGAIWANQFDNVANRQAHVETTGPEIWEQTGGKVDGFVSAVGSGGTIAGVAEALQPKGVKIGLADPMGAALYSYYTTGELASEGSSITEGIGQGRITRNLEGFTPDYSYQISDAEAVPYVFDLLHDEGLVLGGSSAINIAGAVRLAKEMGPGKTIVTVLCDYGTRYQSKLFNPDFLREKNLPVPEWMTHTPASIPGVFEDV, from the coding sequence ATGCGCATTGCACGCGATCTGGCTGATGCCGTCGGCCATACACCTCTTATCCGCCTGAACCGCGTCAGCGAAGAGACCGGCTGCGAGATCCTGGGCAAGGCGGAATTCATGAACCCGGGCCAGTCGGTCAAGGACCGCGCCGCGCTCTACATCATCCGCGATGCCATCGCCCGCGGTGATCTGAAACCGGGCGGCACCATCGTGGAGGGCACCGCCGGCAACACCGGCATCGGCCTGGCACTGGTCGGCGCCTCGATGGGCTTCAAGACGGTGATCGTGATCCCGGAAACCCAGTCCGAGGAAAAGAAGGACATGCTGCGGCTTGCTGGCGCGCAGCTGGTTCAGGTGCCCGCGGCGCCCTATAAGAACCCCAACAACTACGTGCGCTATTCCCAGCGCCTGGCTGAGAAACTGGCCAAGACCGAACCCAATGGCGCCATCTGGGCCAACCAGTTCGACAACGTCGCCAACCGTCAGGCCCATGTGGAAACCACCGGCCCGGAAATCTGGGAACAGACCGGCGGCAAGGTGGATGGATTCGTCAGCGCCGTCGGCTCTGGCGGCACGATTGCCGGCGTCGCCGAGGCGCTGCAGCCCAAAGGCGTGAAGATCGGTCTTGCAGACCCGATGGGCGCGGCGCTCTATTCCTATTACACCACCGGTGAACTGGCCTCTGAGGGCAGTTCGATCACCGAGGGGATCGGCCAGGGCCGCATCACCAGGAACCTCGAAGGCTTCACCCCGGACTACAGCTATCAGATTTCCGACGCCGAAGCCGTGCCCTACGTCTTTGACCTGCTGCATGACGAGGGCCTTGTGCTGGGCGGCTCCTCCGCGATCAACATCGCCGGTGCCGTGCGCCTGGCCAAGGAGATGGGGCCGGGCAAGACCATTGTGACCGTGCTGTGCGATTACGGCACCCGGTATCAGTCCAAGCTGTTCAATCCCGATTTCCTGCGTGAAAAGAACCTGCCGGTGCCGGAGTGGATGACCCACACGCCCGCATCGATCCCCGGTGTTTTTGAGGACGTATGA
- a CDS encoding DUF3772 domain-containing protein, translated as MTPFITALRTLLLGLVLVTGLAVPALAQLTAESRAYYQDWLKTANRAEEVIDASRASSAALEALRKELTTYRQRFLEARTENGDRIKTLEGQISALGKAPEEGESEPEDIAQLRASLEEQLRDLKVPRIVSEEAYSRANGLISEIDKIIRERRTRKLLERGPSPLNPEHWPGALRTLSRSASSIWNETASRISSATTAERISNSLPALLLLLGIAAFLLLRGRPWAHAAGDYLRQFGSSGRGVWGFIVSLLEVILPFIGIICLAAAVELSGILGSRGTLLLDYVPGWALLVLSFHWLGNQLFSGRIENDLVPVQEGRLNETRLMVDILAVILVMQDALVKLENIETIPSSVHAVASFPLITAAALVMLRLHRIGVKRRQKQAPGAEEDGAIAAGANRILTFVRRATYLLGFISPLLAALGYVNAAEALIYPAVSTLALLAALLVFQRFLGDVYGWLSGKGSAARESLFAVLIGFLLAALALPLLALIWGARVADMTELWSRFLEGFQIGETRISPTAFLTFAVVFAAGYALTRLIQGSLRNSLLPKTKIDPGGQNAITSGLGYVGIFLSAVIAISMAGLDLSSLAIVAGALSVGIGFGLQTIVSNFVSGIILLIERPVSKGDWIEVGGLMGYVRDISVRSTRIETFDRTDVIVPNSDLISGTVTNYTRGNTVGRVIVPVGVAYGTEPRKVEAILTEIAKAHPMVLLNPAPYVVFQGFGADSLDFEIRAILRDVNWVLSVKSDMNYEIAKRFQEEGIEIPFMQRDIWIRNPEALSPAGAAPASAAGSSPPAPAMPPKPDVSDLQQDQEGEGEADADK; from the coding sequence ATGACACCTTTTATAACCGCTTTGCGGACTCTGCTGCTGGGGCTGGTCCTTGTGACCGGCCTCGCAGTGCCTGCGCTGGCGCAGCTGACGGCTGAATCCCGCGCCTATTATCAGGACTGGCTCAAGACCGCGAACCGCGCGGAAGAAGTGATTGACGCCAGCCGCGCCTCCAGCGCCGCGCTGGAAGCCCTGCGCAAGGAGCTGACCACCTACCGTCAGCGGTTCCTGGAAGCGCGGACGGAAAACGGCGACCGTATCAAAACGCTCGAAGGCCAGATCAGCGCCCTTGGCAAGGCGCCGGAAGAGGGCGAGAGCGAACCAGAAGATATCGCTCAGCTGCGCGCCTCGCTGGAAGAGCAGCTGCGCGACCTGAAAGTGCCGCGCATCGTCTCCGAGGAGGCCTACAGCCGCGCCAACGGCCTGATTTCCGAGATTGACAAGATCATCCGCGAACGCCGCACCCGCAAGCTGCTGGAGCGCGGGCCCTCGCCGCTGAACCCGGAACACTGGCCCGGCGCGCTGCGCACCCTCAGCCGGTCGGCAAGCTCGATCTGGAACGAGACCGCCTCAAGGATCAGCAGCGCCACCACCGCCGAACGCATCAGCAACAGCCTGCCAGCGCTGCTGCTGCTCTTGGGAATTGCCGCGTTCCTTCTGCTGAGAGGGCGCCCCTGGGCCCACGCCGCAGGCGACTACCTGCGCCAGTTCGGCAGCAGCGGGCGCGGCGTCTGGGGCTTCATTGTGTCGCTGCTCGAAGTCATTCTGCCCTTCATCGGCATCATCTGCCTGGCCGCCGCGGTGGAGCTTTCGGGCATCCTCGGCAGCCGCGGCACGCTGCTGCTGGATTATGTCCCGGGCTGGGCGCTGCTGGTCCTGTCATTCCACTGGCTGGGCAACCAGCTGTTCTCCGGCCGCATCGAAAACGATCTGGTGCCGGTGCAGGAGGGGCGGCTGAATGAAACCCGGCTGATGGTCGATATCCTGGCGGTGATCCTGGTGATGCAGGACGCGCTGGTAAAGCTGGAAAACATCGAAACCATCCCGTCTTCCGTTCACGCAGTTGCCAGCTTTCCGCTGATCACGGCGGCGGCGCTGGTGATGCTGCGGCTGCACCGGATCGGGGTTAAACGCCGCCAGAAGCAGGCACCCGGAGCGGAGGAAGACGGTGCCATAGCCGCGGGCGCCAACCGTATCCTGACCTTCGTACGGCGCGCGACGTATCTTCTCGGCTTCATTTCACCGCTGCTGGCCGCGCTTGGCTATGTCAATGCGGCTGAGGCGCTGATCTACCCCGCGGTGTCCACTCTGGCCCTGCTGGCCGCACTGCTGGTGTTCCAGCGGTTCCTGGGCGATGTCTACGGCTGGCTGTCCGGCAAGGGCTCTGCCGCGCGGGAGTCGCTGTTTGCGGTCCTGATCGGCTTCCTGCTGGCCGCCCTGGCGCTGCCGCTGCTGGCCCTGATCTGGGGCGCGCGGGTGGCGGACATGACCGAGCTTTGGTCGCGCTTCCTCGAGGGCTTTCAGATCGGCGAAACCCGTATCTCGCCCACCGCCTTCCTGACGTTTGCGGTGGTCTTTGCCGCAGGCTACGCGCTGACCCGGCTGATCCAGGGCTCCCTGCGCAATTCGCTGCTGCCCAAGACCAAGATCGACCCGGGCGGCCAGAACGCCATCACCTCCGGCCTGGGCTATGTCGGCATCTTCCTGTCGGCAGTGATCGCCATTTCCATGGCAGGCCTCGACCTGTCCTCGCTCGCCATCGTTGCCGGTGCGCTGTCTGTCGGCATCGGTTTCGGCCTGCAGACCATCGTGTCGAATTTCGTCTCGGGCATCATCCTCCTGATCGAACGCCCGGTCTCCAAGGGCGACTGGATCGAGGTCGGCGGGCTGATGGGCTACGTGCGCGACATCTCGGTGCGCTCCACCCGGATCGAGACCTTTGACCGCACCGATGTGATCGTGCCCAACTCGGACCTGATCAGCGGAACCGTCACCAATTATACCCGCGGCAACACCGTGGGCCGGGTGATCGTGCCGGTGGGCGTCGCCTATGGCACCGAACCGCGCAAGGTCGAGGCGATTCTGACCGAGATTGCCAAGGCGCATCCGATGGTGCTGCTCAATCCGGCGCCTTATGTGGTGTTCCAGGGCTTCGGCGCTGACTCCCTGGATTTTGAAATCCGCGCCATCCTGCGCGACGTGAACTGGGTTCTGTCGGTGAAATCCGACATGAACTATGAAATCGCCAAGCGCTTCCAGGAAGAGGGGATTGAGATCCCCTTCATGCAGCGCGACATATGGATCCGTAACCCGGAGGCGCTTTCACCCGCTGGCGCAGCGCCTGCCAGCGCTGCCGGCAGCAGCCCTCCGGCCCCGGCAATGCCGCCCAAGCCGGATGTGAGCGATCTGCAGCAGGACCAGGAAGGAGAAGGGGAAGCCGATGCCGACAAGTGA
- a CDS encoding alanyl-tRNA editing protein, translating to MPTSEPLFRKDAYARMTEAEVVAHSDQGGIVLNRTLFYATGGGQPGDSGQLLWAGGQCSIATTVKGGEGAIILVPHEGEALPAVGTTVTQTLDWDRRYGHMRVHTALHLLSVVIPLEVTGGSIGADKGRLDFNMPEAPEDKQALQEQLQALIDRDLAVTEDWITDAELDANPQLVKTMSVSPPRGAGHVRLVRIGTEDEQVDLQPCGGTHVKRTGEIGRIRLGKVEKKGKQNRRVYLHLEA from the coding sequence ATGCCGACAAGTGAACCGCTGTTCCGCAAGGACGCCTATGCCCGGATGACCGAGGCCGAAGTGGTGGCCCATTCCGATCAGGGCGGGATCGTGCTGAACCGGACATTATTCTATGCCACAGGCGGCGGCCAGCCCGGCGACAGCGGCCAGCTTTTGTGGGCCGGCGGCCAGTGCTCCATCGCCACCACGGTCAAGGGCGGGGAGGGCGCGATCATTCTGGTTCCGCATGAAGGCGAGGCGCTGCCTGCGGTGGGCACCACTGTGACCCAGACGCTCGACTGGGACCGCCGCTACGGCCACATGCGGGTCCACACCGCACTGCACCTTTTGTCCGTGGTGATTCCGCTGGAGGTGACCGGCGGCTCGATCGGCGCGGACAAGGGGCGGCTTGATTTCAACATGCCCGAGGCGCCGGAGGACAAGCAGGCGCTGCAGGAGCAGCTGCAGGCACTGATCGACCGCGATCTGGCGGTGACGGAGGACTGGATCACCGACGCCGAACTGGATGCCAACCCGCAGCTGGTCAAGACCATGTCGGTGTCGCCGCCGCGCGGGGCAGGACACGTCCGCCTGGTGCGGATCGGCACGGAAGACGAGCAGGTGGACCTGCAGCCCTGCGGCGGAACCCATGTGAAGCGCACCGGCGAAATCGGCCGCATCCGCCTTGGAAAGGTTGAGAAAAAGGGCAAACAGAACCGCCGCGTCTACCTGCATCTGGAGGCCTGA
- a CDS encoding Hint domain-containing protein, whose protein sequence is MSDENPNPELDGIVEGTAGNDLIDGAYTGDPEGDMVDNADAIDPAAGPDDDVIVAGGGDDTVYAGSGSDTVDGGSGNDLILGDGVSGVTEPVKITISSTSATFQNQVFAYTIDPETGEISNIVVLSENANADVGETYTYDAPAGAVIGVGIISPQGTFYSSGYGENADLNPDGLDHTKGIYEFPDGSVQLGFEDLRNLGDRDFNDVKLIIDLGTSGTTLDNAHYDYSSEPADPVVPGDDSLSGGEGDDTILGGGGNDTIDGGDGSDSVEGGDGDDVIDTSSSSGTPLPDRGFPGYTGTDPDIPFIPADADPYDDRDTVLGGAGNDTISTGDDADLIDGGTGMDVIDGGIDDDTIDGGADNDLITGGEGSDLIEGGSGSDTIYGGLDPAFPDGLNITDDGSDGRPADPDPTNGMDTIYGGAGNDVIYGQDDDDEIYGGTGNDTIDAGIDDDYVEGGDGNDLITGGQGADTLSGGDGRDTFIGGTAGDVVDGGSGGDDFDTLDLTGSGPFELTGVTVDPDGNSLSGTVNFLDEDGEVTGSMTFGEIEQIIPCFTPGTLIATPQGERKVEDLQAGDRVITRDNGIQEIRWVGTRTLKTAELKGAAHLQPVLIRQGALGNGLPERDMMVSPNHRVLVANDKTALYFEDREVLVAAKHLTGLAGVDPVEVASVTYIHFMFDQHEVVLSDGAWTESFQPGDQSLRGLDNAQRNELFELFPELKSQKGRDGYTAARRSLRKHEAHLLVH, encoded by the coding sequence ATGAGCGACGAAAATCCGAATCCGGAACTGGATGGAATCGTAGAGGGTACCGCAGGCAATGACCTGATTGACGGGGCCTATACCGGCGATCCGGAAGGCGACATGGTCGATAACGCAGACGCCATTGACCCGGCTGCCGGGCCTGATGACGACGTGATCGTTGCAGGCGGCGGAGATGATACCGTCTATGCCGGTTCGGGCAGCGACACTGTGGACGGCGGCAGCGGCAACGACTTGATCCTCGGGGATGGGGTTTCAGGTGTCACCGAACCTGTAAAGATCACCATCTCCTCGACCAGCGCGACTTTTCAGAACCAGGTCTTTGCCTACACCATCGACCCGGAAACCGGTGAGATCAGCAATATTGTCGTGCTTTCTGAAAATGCAAATGCGGATGTGGGCGAAACTTACACCTACGATGCGCCCGCCGGTGCGGTCATCGGCGTTGGCATCATCAGCCCGCAGGGGACCTTCTATTCCTCGGGTTACGGCGAGAATGCCGATCTGAACCCCGACGGGCTGGATCATACCAAAGGGATCTACGAGTTCCCCGATGGTTCGGTGCAGCTGGGGTTCGAGGATCTGCGCAATCTGGGCGACCGGGACTTCAACGACGTCAAGCTGATCATTGATCTGGGCACCTCCGGCACGACGCTGGACAACGCGCACTACGATTATTCTTCCGAGCCCGCGGACCCGGTTGTGCCGGGCGACGACAGCCTGAGCGGCGGTGAAGGCGACGACACCATCCTGGGCGGCGGCGGCAACGACACCATCGACGGCGGCGACGGCTCCGACTCGGTGGAAGGCGGCGACGGCGACGATGTGATCGACACGTCCAGCAGCAGCGGCACGCCACTGCCCGACCGCGGTTTCCCGGGCTACACCGGCACCGACCCGGATATTCCGTTCATCCCGGCTGATGCCGATCCCTACGACGACCGCGATACCGTTCTGGGCGGGGCTGGCAACGACACTATCTCCACCGGGGATGACGCCGACCTGATCGACGGCGGCACCGGCATGGATGTGATTGACGGCGGCATCGACGACGACACCATCGATGGCGGCGCGGATAACGATCTGATCACCGGCGGCGAGGGATCCGACCTCATCGAAGGCGGCAGCGGCAGCGACACCATCTATGGCGGCCTTGACCCGGCTTTCCCGGACGGGCTGAACATCACCGATGACGGCAGCGATGGCCGTCCTGCGGACCCGGATCCCACCAATGGGATGGACACGATCTATGGCGGCGCCGGCAACGACGTGATCTATGGCCAGGATGACGATGACGAGATCTATGGCGGCACCGGCAATGACACCATCGATGCAGGCATCGACGATGACTATGTCGAGGGCGGTGACGGCAATGACCTGATCACCGGCGGCCAGGGCGCTGACACGCTGTCAGGCGGTGACGGCCGCGATACCTTCATCGGCGGCACGGCTGGCGACGTTGTTGACGGCGGCTCGGGCGGCGATGACTTCGACACTCTGGACCTGACAGGCAGCGGCCCGTTTGAACTGACCGGCGTCACGGTTGATCCGGATGGCAACAGCCTTTCAGGGACCGTGAACTTCCTCGATGAAGACGGCGAAGTGACCGGCTCGATGACCTTTGGCGAGATCGAGCAGATCATTCCCTGCTTCACCCCGGGCACGCTGATCGCAACCCCGCAGGGGGAGCGCAAAGTCGAGGACCTGCAGGCCGGTGACCGGGTGATCACCCGCGACAACGGCATTCAGGAAATCCGCTGGGTCGGCACCCGCACGCTCAAGACCGCAGAGCTGAAAGGCGCCGCGCATCTTCAGCCGGTTCTGATCCGCCAGGGCGCCCTTGGCAACGGCCTGCCGGAGCGTGACATGATGGTCAGCCCGAACCACCGGGTGCTGGTCGCCAACGACAAGACCGCGCTTTACTTCGAGGACCGCGAAGTGCTGGTTGCCGCCAAGCATCTGACCGGCCTGGCGGGCGTGGACCCGGTGGAGGTCGCCAGCGTGACCTACATCCACTTCATGTTCGACCAGCATGAGGTTGTGCTGTCCGACGGCGCCTGGACCGAAAGCTTCCAGCCCGGCGACCAGTCCCTGCGCGGGCTGGACAATGCACAGCGCAATGAACTGTTCGAACTGTTCCCGGAACTGAAATCGCAAAAGGGCCGCGATGGATACACCGCCGCGCGCCGCTCCCTTCGGAAACACGAGGCGCATCTGCTTGTGCACTGA
- a CDS encoding NTP transferase domain-containing protein — protein MTAIAILLLAAGASSRMQGRDKLMEVVDGQPLLSLMCRRAALTGLPVYATLPGPSHPRAAATGDAIQVPVPDAAEGMSASIRRGTAALPEDTQAVMILPADMPEITAQDMLHLAAHFDGPDNPILRAAAEDGTPGHPVLFPRRCFEALQGLQGDQGARSILTGETVQTVPLPGRNAVTDLDTPQDWAAWRRSR, from the coding sequence ATGACTGCCATCGCCATTCTCCTGCTCGCCGCCGGCGCCTCCTCCCGGATGCAGGGCCGAGACAAGCTGATGGAGGTGGTGGACGGCCAGCCCCTGCTCAGCCTGATGTGCCGCCGCGCCGCGCTGACCGGGCTGCCGGTCTACGCCACCCTGCCCGGCCCGTCCCATCCGCGGGCGGCAGCAACAGGCGATGCAATCCAGGTTCCGGTGCCGGACGCGGCGGAGGGCATGTCCGCCTCCATCCGCCGCGGCACCGCGGCGCTGCCGGAAGACACGCAAGCGGTGATGATCCTGCCCGCCGACATGCCGGAGATTACTGCGCAGGACATGCTGCACCTCGCAGCGCATTTCGACGGTCCGGACAACCCCATCCTGCGCGCCGCAGCAGAGGACGGCACGCCGGGCCACCCGGTGCTGTTCCCACGGCGCTGCTTCGAGGCGCTGCAAGGCCTGCAGGGCGATCAGGGCGCGCGCAGCATCCTGACGGGTGAAACGGTGCAGACCGTGCCGCTGCCCGGCCGCAACGCGGTTACCGATCTGGACACGCCGCAAGACTGGGCAGCCTGGCGCCGGAGCCGCTGA
- a CDS encoding FAD-dependent oxidoreductase → MKTTTRVAVIGGGVVGCSVLYHLTKLGWSDVMLIERSELTSGSTWHAAGGFHTLNGDTNMAALQGYTIKLYKELEEITGMSCGLHHVGGVTLAETQERFDMLKAERAKHRFMGLETEIVSPEEIKKIAPVTNVDGIIGGLYDPLDGHLDPSGTTHAYAKAARMGGATIETHCKVIETNQRPDGTWDVVTNKGTIHAEHVVNAGGLWAREVGAMAGVYFPLHPMEHQYIVTDEVPMIAEIIDGGGEHPHVMDPAGESYLRQEGRGLCIGFYEQPCKPWAVDGTPWDFGHELLPDDFDKIEDSIAFAYNRFPALEAAGVKSVIHGPFTFAPDGNPLVGPVPGMRNYWSACAVMAGFSQGGGVGLMLAQWMVEGECERDTFAMDCARFGDWITPGYTRPKVIENYQKRFSIAYPNEELPAARPFRTTPMYDIFDGMGAVWGAQYGMEVPNYFTEGDEPRYETPSFRRSNAFEATAREVKAVRESVGINEVHNFGKYLVKGAGARAWLDRIMAGRVPQPGRLSLTPMLSPKGRLIGDFTISCLGKSGAEEEFQLTASYGSQAYHMRWFLQNLDDGVQLENISDTRNGFQIAGPKAREVLQACTRRDISDMRFMDVRRLTVGMADCIVQRVSYTGDLGYEIYCDLPSQRALWDALWNAGQPHGMKPFGMRAMMSLRLDKFFGSWLREFSPDYTAAETGLDRFISFKKEADFIGRAAAEAEREAGPARQLCAFEVAADDADVVAYEPIWLDGEVVGFCTSGGYSHHAQKSIALGFVPTGTAKENLEVEIEILGKMYKARLITQPLFDADGARMRG, encoded by the coding sequence ATGAAAACCACCACCCGCGTGGCAGTGATCGGCGGCGGCGTCGTCGGCTGCTCTGTCCTCTACCACCTGACCAAGCTCGGCTGGTCCGACGTCATGCTGATCGAACGCTCGGAGCTGACCAGCGGCTCCACCTGGCACGCGGCGGGCGGTTTCCATACGCTGAACGGCGACACCAACATGGCGGCGCTGCAGGGCTACACCATCAAGCTCTATAAAGAGCTGGAAGAGATCACCGGCATGTCCTGCGGCCTCCACCACGTCGGCGGCGTCACCCTGGCCGAAACCCAGGAGCGCTTCGACATGCTGAAGGCGGAACGCGCCAAGCACCGTTTCATGGGGCTGGAAACCGAGATTGTCTCCCCCGAAGAGATCAAGAAGATCGCCCCCGTCACCAACGTGGACGGCATCATCGGCGGGTTGTACGACCCGCTCGACGGCCACCTCGATCCCTCGGGGACAACCCACGCCTATGCCAAGGCCGCGCGCATGGGCGGCGCCACAATTGAAACCCACTGCAAGGTGATCGAGACCAACCAGCGCCCGGACGGCACCTGGGATGTGGTGACGAACAAAGGCACTATTCACGCCGAACATGTGGTCAACGCAGGCGGTCTCTGGGCGCGCGAGGTCGGCGCCATGGCGGGCGTCTACTTCCCGCTGCACCCGATGGAGCACCAGTATATCGTCACCGACGAAGTGCCGATGATCGCCGAAATCATCGACGGCGGCGGCGAGCACCCGCATGTGATGGACCCGGCCGGCGAAAGCTACCTGCGCCAGGAGGGCCGCGGTCTTTGCATCGGCTTCTACGAACAGCCCTGCAAACCCTGGGCGGTGGACGGCACGCCTTGGGACTTCGGCCACGAGCTGCTGCCCGATGACTTCGACAAGATCGAGGATTCCATTGCCTTCGCCTACAACCGCTTCCCCGCGCTGGAGGCCGCAGGCGTCAAATCCGTGATCCACGGCCCCTTCACCTTTGCCCCCGACGGCAACCCGCTGGTCGGCCCGGTACCCGGCATGCGCAACTACTGGTCCGCCTGCGCCGTTATGGCCGGCTTCTCCCAGGGCGGCGGCGTCGGGTTGATGCTCGCGCAATGGATGGTTGAGGGCGAATGCGAGCGCGATACCTTTGCGATGGACTGCGCCCGCTTCGGCGACTGGATCACCCCGGGCTACACCCGGCCCAAAGTCATTGAAAACTATCAGAAACGCTTCTCCATCGCCTACCCGAACGAGGAGCTGCCCGCGGCCCGCCCGTTCCGCACCACCCCGATGTATGACATCTTTGACGGCATGGGCGCGGTCTGGGGCGCGCAATACGGCATGGAGGTCCCGAACTACTTCACTGAGGGCGACGAGCCGCGCTACGAGACCCCCTCCTTCCGCCGCTCCAACGCCTTTGAGGCCACCGCGCGCGAGGTCAAGGCGGTGCGCGAAAGCGTGGGCATCAACGAGGTCCACAACTTCGGAAAGTACCTGGTCAAAGGCGCCGGCGCCCGCGCCTGGCTCGACCGCATCATGGCGGGCCGGGTGCCGCAGCCAGGCCGCCTGTCGCTGACCCCGATGCTGTCGCCCAAGGGCCGCCTGATCGGCGACTTCACCATCTCCTGTCTTGGAAAATCAGGGGCGGAGGAAGAGTTCCAGCTCACCGCCTCTTACGGCTCGCAGGCCTACCACATGCGCTGGTTCCTGCAGAACCTGGACGACGGCGTTCAGCTGGAAAACATCTCCGACACCCGCAACGGCTTCCAGATCGCAGGCCCCAAAGCCCGCGAGGTGCTGCAGGCCTGTACCCGCCGGGACATCTCGGACATGCGCTTCATGGATGTGCGCCGCCTGACCGTGGGCATGGCCGACTGCATCGTGCAGCGGGTCAGCTACACCGGCGATCTGGGCTATGAGATCTACTGCGACCTGCCCAGCCAGCGCGCCCTGTGGGATGCACTGTGGAATGCAGGCCAGCCGCACGGCATGAAGCCCTTTGGTATGCGGGCCATGATGTCCCTGCGCCTGGACAAATTCTTCGGCTCCTGGCTGCGGGAGTTTTCGCCCGACTATACGGCAGCAGAGACCGGGCTGGACCGCTTCATCTCCTTCAAGAAGGAAGCGGATTTCATCGGCCGCGCCGCAGCTGAGGCCGAACGTGAGGCAGGCCCCGCCCGCCAGCTCTGCGCCTTTGAGGTCGCGGCGGATGACGCCGATGTGGTCGCCTATGAGCCGATCTGGCTGGACGGCGAAGTCGTGGGCTTCTGCACCTCCGGCGGCTATTCGCACCACGCGCAAAAATCCATCGCGCTGGGGTTTGTCCCCACGGGGACAGCCAAGGAAAACCTGGAGGTGGAAATCGAAATCCTCGGCAAGATGTACAAGGCCCGCCTGATCACCCAGCCGCTGTTCGACGCAGACGGCGCGCGGATGCGGGGCTGA